From a region of the Streptomyces sp. NBC_00193 genome:
- a CDS encoding acyl-CoA dehydrogenase family protein: protein MALDHRLTPEHEELRRTVEAFAHDVVAPKIGDLYERHEFPYEIVREMGRMGLFGLPFPEEYGGMGGDYLALGIALEELARVDSSVAITLEAGVSLGAMPLYLFGTEEQKQQWLPRMCSGEILGAFGLTEPGAGSDAGGTRTTAVRDGDEWVINGSKCFITNSGTDITGLVTVTAVTGRKADGRPEISSIIVPSGTPGFTVAAPYSKVGWNSSDTRELSFDGVRVPLANLVGEEGRGYAQFLRILDEGRVAISALATGLAQGCVDESVKYAKERHAFGKAIGDNQAIQFKLADMEMRAHMARIGWRDAASRLVAGEPFKKEAAIAKLYSSTVAVDNARDATQIHGGYGFMNEYPVARMWRDSKILEIGEGTSEVQRMLIARELGLSG, encoded by the coding sequence TTCGCGCACGATGTGGTGGCGCCCAAGATCGGCGACCTGTACGAGCGGCACGAGTTCCCGTACGAGATCGTCCGCGAGATGGGCCGCATGGGCCTGTTCGGCCTGCCCTTCCCGGAGGAGTACGGCGGCATGGGCGGCGACTACCTCGCCCTCGGCATCGCCCTGGAGGAGCTGGCCCGCGTCGACTCCTCGGTCGCCATCACCCTGGAGGCCGGCGTCTCGCTCGGCGCGATGCCCCTGTACCTCTTCGGCACCGAGGAGCAGAAGCAGCAGTGGCTGCCGCGGATGTGCTCCGGCGAGATCCTCGGCGCCTTCGGCCTGACCGAGCCCGGCGCGGGCAGCGACGCCGGCGGCACGCGCACGACCGCCGTCCGGGACGGCGACGAGTGGGTGATCAACGGCTCCAAGTGCTTCATCACCAACTCCGGTACGGACATCACCGGTCTGGTCACCGTCACCGCCGTGACGGGCCGCAAGGCCGACGGACGCCCCGAGATCTCCTCGATCATCGTCCCCTCCGGGACCCCGGGCTTCACGGTGGCCGCCCCCTACTCCAAGGTCGGCTGGAACTCCTCGGACACCCGCGAGCTGTCCTTCGACGGCGTACGGGTCCCGCTGGCCAACCTGGTCGGCGAGGAGGGCCGCGGCTACGCCCAGTTCCTGCGGATCCTCGACGAGGGCCGCGTGGCCATCTCGGCGCTCGCGACGGGCCTGGCGCAGGGCTGCGTGGACGAGTCGGTGAAGTACGCCAAGGAGCGGCACGCCTTCGGCAAGGCGATCGGCGACAACCAGGCCATCCAGTTCAAGCTGGCGGACATGGAGATGCGCGCCCACATGGCGCGGATCGGCTGGCGCGACGCGGCCTCCCGGCTCGTGGCCGGGGAGCCCTTCAAGAAGGAGGCGGCCATCGCGAAGCTGTACTCCTCGACGGTGGCGGTCGACAACGCGCGCGACGCCACGCAGATCCACGGCGGCTACGGGTTCATGAACGAGTACCCGGTGGCCCGCATGTGGCGCGACTCCAAGATCCTGGAGATCGGCGAGGGCACGAGCGAGGTGCAGCGCATGCTGATCGCCCGTGAGCTGGGGCTTTCGGGCTGA